The genomic window GTCACCCCAAGAAGACAGTAATTCCAGTTACCGGAAAAAATGGCATATCCAAACAGCCACCAGACCAGGGAACCAAGCCCTATATTAGCGCAAATCTTCATGTAGACGTGGGTGGCATTTTTGGACCGCACCTGCCCGCTCTCCAGGAATGCAAAGCCGGCCTGCATAAAAAAGACTAATATCCCGGTAATAATTAACCAAAAAATATAAACAATCAGAACAATGTCTCTTGCTAATATGTCTACCATCGGGCATCCTCCTTTTTCTAAGTGCATCAGATCACAGGTGCAGGGAAGCCATTTATCATGCTTCACCGCCCCAGAATATACTACCACTATCATGAAAATAATCAATAGAATACTAGACAAGGTAACACTTTAGTTTTTTGAAAAATTACCATAATAACGATGTTGCCGCACTGTGTAGGGGCGAAGCATTTGCCATAAATTGGCACAAATCTGTTCACACCCCAAGCTGGCAAATGCTTCGCCCCTACTGAACAAGACGTTTCTTGGTATTTTCATTGAAACAGATGCAAAAAAATTATACGATAATAGGAAGCGCCGATGCATCCATTTCTTTTTAAATCCTGGATCCGGTGAAGGGAATTATCTCTTATTCAAAATCCTCATGCGCATATGATAGAAGCGGCAAAACCAGACGAAATCATCGTGTCTCGACGGCGAATCCTCCTTGCTGCGGGGTGGGCCGGTATTGGAATATTTGTGACAACTTTATTGAGCGCCATAGCGCGGTTCTTCTTCCCCAGAACCATCATAGAGCCGCCCACGCGGTACAAGATCGGCTATCCCCCCCAATATTCCGAGGGAGTAAGCGAAAGGTTCAAGAAACAATTCAGGATATGGATTGTCAGAGAGGTCAACCGGCTTTACGTAATTGAGGCAAAATGCACCCACCTCGGCTGCACCCCGAACTGGCTGGCGGCGGAAGGCAAATTCAAATGTCCCTGTCACGGGAGCGGGTTTACGCCGGATGGAATCAATATTGAGGGCCCTGCGCCAAGACCGCTGGAAAGATTTAAGGTTGCATTGGACGCGGACGGACAAATTATCGTTGACGAAGCGATAAGATTCAGAGGAGAGCGTGGGGAATGGGAAAAGGCCGGTGCATTTTTAAAAGTATAAATTTCTAGCGACAGGGCGTGCCTTGCCATAGGGAGTAGACATTCTATGTCAAGCTCTTTTTTTCTAAAAGAAAAAAAGAATTAAAAGTTCTTTAAAAAATCAAGACTACAAAGCCATAGCCCAGGGGACATTTTTTGCCTTGAGATTTTGAATATGCACCGTTTCATCATAGGTTGTTCCCTGAGACCAAAGAGCAAAAAGGATTTTGATCCATTTTTTAGCGAGGTTGCGCAGGATGGTAGAATGATTTTGGTTTCTCTGCTTGTGGTAATCGTAGAATGCCCTTGCCCAGCGTGAGTGGTTGATACTGGTAAAAGCCCAATCACGAAATGTCCTTCTGAGGGGTTTTACGCAGGCGTAACGCAGAGATACCGTTCGCCATTTTCCGCTTTCCCTGACAACCGGCACGCAACCGGAGAGTTTTGCAATTTCTGCAGATGCCTGGAAGCGGTGATGGCCGTCTTTGCTGTTTG from Candidatus Brocadia sp. includes these protein-coding regions:
- a CDS encoding Rieske 2Fe-2S domain-containing protein, producing MIEAAKPDEIIVSRRRILLAAGWAGIGIFVTTLLSAIARFFFPRTIIEPPTRYKIGYPPQYSEGVSERFKKQFRIWIVREVNRLYVIEAKCTHLGCTPNWLAAEGKFKCPCHGSGFTPDGINIEGPAPRPLERFKVALDADGQIIVDEAIRFRGERGEWEKAGAFLKV